AAGCTTGTTTGGTGTTAATGTGCCTGTTTATCTTAAGGGTGGGGTAGGGGGACAGTATGCTTTTGGATCTGATGGAGATTATGTTGTCAACCTTTTAAAGTTTAATTTGATAGTTGGTAGTGATTATATGTTTAGATTCAGTAAGATTAATTTCGGTATAGGTGTAGATTTAGGGATTTCGTATGGTGTTGGTTTTAGTGAGCTAGGTAGTATTGGAAGTATTGGAGTTGATGTAAGGCCTTCTTTTGGTATAAGCTATGATATTTCTGATAGATTTGGAGTATTTACTAGATTTGGTTATAATACAGGTATATACAATTTCTATCTGGGATATGTTTATTTTAACTTAGGGGTTTCTTTAGGTCTTTAGGAGTGGTTACTGAAAATTGGTAGTTTGTGTTTGAGTAAATTGTTTGTTAATGTTACTACTGGTATTTTGCTGTAATTTCAGGCATTTATGTATGTTATAATACTTTTATAGGTCCATTACTAATACCGCTTAGAAACTGTTTTGTGTATTCATTTCCATTTGATATCATATCAAAAAGGTTGCCAAAGAATACAATACTTGCATTCTCAAGCATAATCACTTTGCCACCAATTTTCTTCATAACTTCGATATCATGTGTAACAACTACTATTGGTATGTTTAGATGGTTTTTGAGTTCTATTACGGATGATATAACGTAATCTGATGTTATTGGATCTAAGCCAGTTGTGGGTTCATCGAGAAATAAGATTTTTGGGTATGTTGATATAGTTCTTGCTAAAGCAACTCTTTTTTTCATTCCGCCACTCAGTTCAGATGGCATTTTGTTGCCTACATTGGGTAATCCAACCATCTCCAAAACTTCTTTTGCTCTTTTTTTAGCGGTTTCTCCTGTTATGCCTCTTACATTTTCTAGAACAAAAAGTATATTTTCTTCAACTGTAAGTGAATCAAACAATGCTCCGCTCTGAAACAGAAAACCAACTTCTCTCCAGAATTCCTCTAATTCTTTCTCACTAAGTGATGATACGTTGATATCGTTAATATATACTCTACCTCTATCTGGTTCTAATAGTCTAACGATACTTTTTATGAGTACGCTTTTGCCCATTCCACTTCTTCCTATTATGAGTAACCTATCATCTTCAATTGAGAATGAAATATCTCTAAGTACCAGGTTATTCCCAAAAGATTTATACAAATTTTCAACTTTTATAGTATTCATAATACTACTTCCAGTGTTTTTTTATAATATCTAGTGCTTTTTGGATGATATTATAAACAGTTCTAGTGGAACATCCAAAAGTAGTTGAGATCTCTTCGGGTGAAAGATTTTGGTAGAATCTTAAGAAGATAACTTCTCTTTCTCTATCAGGTAACCTTAATACTATATCTCTTACTTGGTTGATAAGTTCAATTTCAAACTCGTAAGGATTTTTTGTATATGAAGTTATTCTATAATTTTCGTTTTGGTATTTGTGCTTTTTCAAAAAGTCGTAGGCTGTGTTCCTAACTATTGAGTAGAACCAAGGGAAAAACTTTTTTCTAATGTCAAAACTGCCTATTCTTTTTATAACTTTTAGGAATACTTCTTGAACAAAATCTTCACAGTTTTCCCTATCTATACCCATTGTTCTGCCAAAATCATATACTAAGTTATGATATTTATTGTATAACAAGGTAAAAGCCTCTTTTTTGGCATTACCTTGTTTGGATAAAAATTCTTTTATGATATCTTCATCTGTGATCATCTGAAGTTTATTCTTCGGGTATTGGTGGTATTATTAGTTCTGTTCCTACTTCGATTATATCGGGGTCTGTTATTTTATCTTTGTTTAATGTGAATATCTTTGGCCACCACCAATATTGTCCTCTGAATAATTTGCCTGCTATCCTTGATAGGAAGTCACCACTTTTGACAGAATATATGTTTTTAGAAGGTTGTTTGGCAAATTTTGCTTTTCTCTTTTCAATTTCTTTTTCTACGATGTTGAATTGGTTTAACTTTAGTGAATATACCTCAAGCAACTGATTTATTCTGTCTAG
The window above is part of the Brevinematales bacterium genome. Proteins encoded here:
- a CDS encoding ATP-binding cassette domain-containing protein, translating into MNTIKVENLYKSFGNNLVLRDISFSIEDDRLLIIGRSGMGKSVLIKSIVRLLEPDRGRVYINDINVSSLSEKELEEFWREVGFLFQSGALFDSLTVEENILFVLENVRGITGETAKKRAKEVLEMVGLPNVGNKMPSELSGGMKKRVALARTISTYPKILFLDEPTTGLDPITSDYVISSVIELKNHLNIPIVVVTHDIEVMKKIGGKVIMLENASIVFFGNLFDMISNGNEYTKQFLSGISNGPIKVL
- a CDS encoding sigma-70 family RNA polymerase sigma factor, with translation MITDEDIIKEFLSKQGNAKKEAFTLLYNKYHNLVYDFGRTMGIDRENCEDFVQEVFLKVIKRIGSFDIRKKFFPWFYSIVRNTAYDFLKKHKYQNENYRITSYTKNPYEFEIELINQVRDIVLRLPDREREVIFLRFYQNLSPEEISTTFGCSTRTVYNIIQKALDIIKKHWK